Part of the Rhipicephalus sanguineus isolate Rsan-2018 chromosome 5, BIME_Rsan_1.4, whole genome shotgun sequence genome is shown below.
TTACCCCGAAGACGATGGCCAGACCCTCCTTGTCAATTTGGGCATGGTTACGCTCACTTGCGTTCGTGAAGCATAAGCTATGGGTTGCTCCCTCCCGTCAGCTGCTTTATGGGCCAGCACCGCCCCCACCCCTATAGGGGATGCGTCACAGCACAGCATCAAGGGATGCTCGGGGTCATAAGAAACAAGCACGGCATCGGAGCTAAGTAGCTTCTTCAGCTTCTTGAAAGCTCATTGCTGTTCACCTTTCCACTCCCATTCGTGGTTGTGGTCTAGGAGCCGGTATAGAGGTTCCGCCGCttcggtcctgcccttgaggaaACTGCTGTAGAAGTTCAGTAGCCCCAAAAAGGCTTGCAGCTCCTTCTTGCTAGTTGGCGTTGGCACTTGCTGGATGGCGTCAGTCTTGCTTTGGCTCGGGTGGATCCCTGTATTATCAATCCGATGTCCCAAGAATTCAATGCTCGTCTGGTTGAATTCACGCTTTCCCTTGTTAACTCTTAACTGCGCTCTTTGCAAATGCAACAACACAGGCTCCAGTctttctgcgtgctttgctgcgtTACGTCCGGAAATCAGGATATCATCAAGATAAGCTTTAACACCAGGAATGCCTGCCAACAACGTATCGATGACTCGTTGAAACACCCATGGTGCGACAGAAATTCCTAACGGCAGCCGCCTGACCTTGTGTAGCCCCTTGATAGTGTTAAATGTGAGCACTTCGGCCGACACATCATCCAAAATAAGCTGTTGATAAGCTTGAGCTAGGTCGAGCTTAGTAAATATTTTGCTTGACCCAAGAGTCGATAATATTTCCGCGGCAGTAGGCAAAGGATACCTGCTGGTTTTAACTGCCTTATTTACCGTGCTACGGTAGTCACCGCAGAGACGTAAGGTTCCGTCTTTTTTCCTTACCACCACGAGTGGAGTTGCCCAGTTCGAGTACTCGACTGGTTCCCAGACTCCTTGTTCCACCAAGCGGTCCACTTCCTTGTCGACACCGTCCTTCAGTGCTAATGGAACTGTACGACTTTTGAGGAACTCTGGTTTGGAGCCGTCTTTCAGTCCGATGTGCACTGGCGGTCCATTTAAGCCAGGAAGGTCACTGTGAAACACCTCCGAAAATCGTTCATTCATTTGCAGAATTCCATGCAGCCCAATGCCAAAAGGGCTAAACAAGTTCCGCCCAAGAAAACTGTTACCTCTTTTCTTCACTACCAACAAAGGCAGTTTTGCCGTCCGACCCTTGAATTCTACCACAACACTTGCGCGACCAACTACAGGCAACGCCTCCTTTGACCAGGTTACAAGCATTGTGCTTGATTCTCGAAGGGGTATTTTACTTTGCCTTCCCTCGATTGAGCGAAACGTTTCTTCACTCACAGTTGAGCACGATGCTCCAGAATCAGTTTCCATGGCTACATTCCGCCCTTCAATCTGTTCTTCAACCATGAATTTTTCTTATTGTTCATTCACCTCACAAAGGGAAAATAATTCGGTCATTTCATAGGCGCCcttgcttctttcttcttctgctcgtgtgaagtttttttttgaaactttcTAACCTCGTCTTTTGAACGACAGGCTTTCACTATGTGTccgtttttttttgcacttgaaACATGCCGCCTTTATAAAACTGCATAAATGCGGAGCGTGCTTACCTTTGCAGCGATAGCAACTGAAATCTTCTGCCGCTGTGTTTTGTTTTGTGCTAGTTGCTTGAATTAGGTGCTGGCTGTCTTTTGTCTCGTCTCGTCCCTGGTTGCGTATGTTGCACTGCTGATTTGCTGTAGCTTCAGCTGTCACGGCCATGTTGTACATGACCTGGAACGTAAGGTTGTGCTCGGCGAGAAGTCTCTGCTGTACTGCTTCTTTCCTGATGCCGCACACGAAACGATCCCGCATCATGATATCCAGTGGTAATTGCTTGTCCCCGAAACCGCAGTCTTCAGTTAGCTTCCGCAGAGCCGTGACATAGTCTGCCACCAATTCATCAGCCGCCTGGTTTCTTCTGTAGAACAAAAACCTTGCGTGCAGCTCGGAAGGCCTCAGATGCAGGTGCTTGCGAACGGTCGGCTTGACTTTGTCGTAGCTTGCCATGGTCGGTCTTACTGGCTTCACCAGGCTTACGATGAACCCGTACGCTGCTTCGCAGCAACAACTCAGCAGAACTGCTCTTTTCTGCTCCTCCGTTGTCATATTGTTCACGATGCAAAACATTTCTAACAGCTCGACGTACTCATCCCAAGACGCGTCCGTGCCAAGGCAATACTCACCGATCTTGCCGACAGCCATCCCGCCTTCTTCAACGGCGGCCTCGCTGGGCCGGTCCGCTTCGTCGCCAATGTAGTAAATCAGTCGGACGGCCAGTGGGGAAATGAACGTAGGCTTATTGACGCACACTCCTTTTATAGCATGAGTGATAACTCATGATAAGGCCACCGCTACTTGCGTGGGTGATAGGCGATGGAACGTACATGTGACGTTAGTACATAACACAATTAAAAGACTGCCATCCTACAAAAACTTTTAATTACTTTTCTCTAACTTCACAACAGTTAGAAACCATATTTACTTGATTTAATAATGTTATGATACAGAATGAGATGGTATAGTAGAGGCAGAAAACTTTCTTTCCACAGTATGGGGTAGTTGGCACTACTTGAGAGGGATACACCCCCCGCCCCACCCCTTTCGGCACAAAACATTAACCTCCAGAATTACCTCTGAATGGATTCCACAGTCCTgtgcaactttagaaggcagcggccgCGTCAAaagcagatgcacacaagcctgcgctCTACACTGATGTCATGAGCCGGAAGGATGGTGACCCTGACATCAGAGAGCACGGCAGAAAATATGAGCTGGACTAATTCTATAGTTGCGGAGGAAACCGGCTGCCGCGCTTCAATCACATGGGCTGCGCCTCTCCCTTCTTGCTTAGCTGTAGCCGACTATAAGTACGTAGTAGACCGCTGgaaaaaaatgcgg
Proteins encoded:
- the LOC125758494 gene encoding uncharacterized protein LOC125758494, producing MAVGKIGEYCLGTDASWDEYVELLEMFCIVNNMTTEEQKRAVLLSCCCEAAYGFIVSLVKPVRPTMASYDKVKPTVRKHLHLRPSELHARFLFYRRNQAADELVADYVTALRKLTEDCGFGDKQLPLDIMMRDRFVCGIRKEAVQQRLLAEHNLTFQVMYNMAVTAEATANQQCNIRNQGRDETKDSQHLIQATSTKQNTAAEDFSCYRCKGKHAPHLCSFIKAACFKCKKKRTHSESLSFKRRG